The following is a genomic window from Eubalaena glacialis isolate mEubGla1 chromosome 18, mEubGla1.1.hap2.+ XY, whole genome shotgun sequence.
TACATTTTTCCATGTCACCCAAAGAACATCACTTGGCTAAATGTGACTGTGTTATGACAGGAATCCCTGACGTATGATGACGTGACTATGAAGTTCACGTGGGAGGAGTGGCAGCTCCTGGACCCCGATCAGAAGGACCTGTACCGggatgtgatgctggagaactaTAGCAACCTGGTGTCCGTGGGTGAGGACAGCTCCCCTGGGTCCCTCAGTGGGTGCCTGTCAGTGACCGTTCCATTCTCAGCCTCTTAACTCTTCAGACTAACTGCATTCCTCTGCAATGGTTGAGTCTCAGATCCTTCTCTTGCCCCAGACTAGAGGGTATAATCGCCCCTCTCCTGAGAGAAAAGCCTTGAGGTTACAGATGTGAAACCTGTTTATTCCCTCCATGTACCATTATCCCTTCCTGCCGTATCCCAGCCCAGTTCGATACGTCTAAGTCTTCTATCATTTTTCATGAACAGGGTATCAAGCCAGCAAACCAGATGCTGTCTCCAGGTTGGAACGAGGAGAACAACTGTGGCCAGTAGAAGATGACAGCCACGGTCGAATCTGTCCAGGTGAGTGGGTGAGACCCAGCAAGGTGGGCAGCCAGGGAAGTCGTACTCTGGTCAGGAGAGAAGGCGT
Proteins encoded in this region:
- the LOC133078651 gene encoding zinc finger protein 350-like isoform X9, whose amino-acid sequence is MIQAQESLTYDDVTMKFTWEEWQLLDPDQKDLYRDVMLENYSNLVSVGYQASKPDAVSRLERGEQLWPVEDDSHGRICPGDTGSSPGLGRSHMPRSN